A window of Cytobacillus sp. FSL H8-0458 genomic DNA:
AATGTCCTCAATAAGCACAAGTTTATCTTTTGTATCAATTTCAAATGGTGTTCCGATTGTACTGGCCATAAGAGACAGATTTCCGCCCGTTAAGACACCCGCGGCACTCCCGTTCACCATCGTCTCCAATTCTGAAATTCCTTCTGGATAGTCAAGAGTGACTGACTCAAATAACTGGTTAAAATATTGCCTGGATAGCGGATCCGCACCCTCTTTGCCAATATCAGAGGCGAGCATCGGCCCATGGAAGGTGACCAATCCTGTTTCCTGGCGGATGGCTGTGTGCAGGAATGTTATATCACTGTATCCCCAGAAAATTTTCGGGTTTTCTTTTATCAGACCGTAGTCGATTTGGGACGCAATTCTCCCGGTTCCATAGCCCCCGCCTGCACAAATGATGGCTTTGACTTCCTTATCCGCAAACATGTTATGTAAATCAGCCAGACGGTCTTCATCCTTCCCGGCCAGGTAACCATATTGATCTGTCACATGCTCGCCCATCTTTACCTTTACACCAAGCTCTTCCAAAAAAGAAAGGGATCGTTTCAGGTTCTCCTGATTGGGCGGGCTTGCCGGTGCTATAATTCCAATCGCATCACCTTTTTTCAGGCGCTGAGGTTTGATTGCCATGCTGTCACATCCTTTTCGTTTTATAGCATTATATGCTCCTTCAGCAAAAGCATTATTTGGGAAATGAAATAATTGTCGAGGATATAAGCTAAATTTCGGGAAAATGTATTATTTTTCGGGAAATAAACTAGAAAAGCGCAGAGCGCCAGCTTATCGGCGACAAGCTTAAGACAAGCGCTGACGGAAGGCGTATTTTGCCTTCAGAAGTGATTGTCCGAAAAACGAAGGCGACTGCTTAGGGACGACAAGCATAAGACGATTACTGTAAGATGGTGTTCTTTCCTTCTGGAAGGAATCGTCTTATGACCTCGAGTCCCTAGGAGCCGCCGTTAGCCAAGCTTAAGACCTCGAGCCGATGGCGCTCGGAGCTAGACAGTTATCAAAGTTCAAAAATCCTTGTTCTGCAAAAAAAATGAGCTTCTGAAAAAAAGGGATGTTCACACGAACACCCCTTTTCCTGTCACTTTCACATCAAGCCGAAGAAGTATTACTTCTTATCTGCCCATTTAAGCTCCAGGTATCCAACCGGATGGCGGACGATTCCTGAAACAGCATCATTGTAGAGATATACCTGGTTGTAGAAATGGATAGGGATAATCGGCATTTCTTCGAATAAGATTTTTTCCGCTTCATACATCAGTTCAAAGCGCTTTGCTTCGTCTGCTTCATTCTTCGCATCTTTGATCAGCTGATCGTACTTCTCATTGCTCCAGCCAGTGCGGTTCATGGAATGTCCTGTCTGGAAGTTTTCAAGGAAGTTGATTGGGTCAGCATAGTCAGCAAGGAATGAGCTTCGGGATAATTGGAATTTAAGCGCTTTTTGTTCTTCAGCGAATACATTCCATTCCATGTTGGCAAGCTTCACTTCAACGCCAAGGTTTTCCTTGAACATTTGCTGAAGAGCTTCTGCGATCTTTTTGTGAGAATCACTTGTGCTGTACGTTAATGTAACTTCAGGAAGTGTTTCATAGCCTTCCTCTTCCATTCCTTTTTTAAGAAGGGACTTGGCTTCTTCTACATTCGTTTGGACAAGATCTCCTGCTGTTTCACGGAAATCCTTGCCATCAGCATCCTTAAATCCATAGGATACAAATCCGTATGCAGGCTTTTCTCCATTCTTTGTTACAAAGTCAACGATTTGCTTCTGGTCCACTGCCATTGCGAAAGCTTTACGGATGTTT
This region includes:
- a CDS encoding S66 peptidase family protein, translated to MAIKPQRLKKGDAIGIIAPASPPNQENLKRSLSFLEELGVKVKMGEHVTDQYGYLAGKDEDRLADLHNMFADKEVKAIICAGGGYGTGRIASQIDYGLIKENPKIFWGYSDITFLHTAIRQETGLVTFHGPMLASDIGKEGADPLSRQYFNQLFESVTLDYPEGISELETMVNGSAAGVLTGGNLSLMASTIGTPFEIDTKDKLVLIEDINEEPRAVDRMLNQLHMAGKLSDAAGFIIGDFNNCVPERELSLELDEVLDTYIKRVNKPAVKGFHIGHCSPHISVPLGVRAELDAAGKKLTIESGVK